From Rhododendron vialii isolate Sample 1 chromosome 10a, ASM3025357v1, the proteins below share one genomic window:
- the LOC131302465 gene encoding inosine-5'-monophosphate dehydrogenase 2-like isoform X2 encodes MDGAPMDDGFPAERLFNQGYSYTYNDVIFLPHYIDFPTDSVQLSTKLSRNLNLSIPCVSSPMDTVTESSMAVAMAALGGIGIIHSNNSPFDQAAIIRSAKSHRIPFVSDVIFKSPSDSIDSIGEFSSSPSCILVTESGTRKSKLLGVVTKSDWEALNDKQARVSDYMVKSPMSAPSDYDLEQVTAFLAAKNLEFVPLVNEKDGQVVDVVSAADVGRIRGFPKLGMPSMGSDGKFMVGAAIGTRESDKERLEQLVKAGADVVVLDSSQGNSSYQIDMIKYVKKTYPELDVIGGNVVTINQACNLIQAGVDGLRVGMGSGSICTTQEVCAVGRGQATAVYKVSSIAERSGIPVIADGGISNSGHIVKALVLGASTVMMGSFLAGSNEAPGAYEYQISMAVRDMDSTSSLWLKNTLKSVTDDMFIN; translated from the exons ATGGACGGAGCTCCGATGGACGATGGATTCCCGGCGGAGAGGCTATTCAACCAGGGATACTCTTATACGTACAATGATGTAATCTTCCTCCCTCACTACATCGACTTCCCAACAGATTCGGTCCAGCTCTCCACCAAACTCAGCCGCAACCTCAACCTCTCCATCCCCTGCGTCTCCTCCCCAATGGACACTGTCACTGAGTCCTCTATGGCTGTTGCCATGGCAGCCCTTGGTGGCATCGGCATCATTCACTCTAACAACTCCCCATTCGATCAAGCCGCCATCATCCGCTCCGCCAAGTCTCACCGTATACCTTTCGTCTCCGATGTAATATTCAAATCTCCTTCTGATTCTATCGATTCCATTGGGGAATTCAGTTCTTCACCTTCGTGTATTCTGGTTACTGAGTCTGGCACCAGGAAGTCGAAGCTGCTAGGTGTGGTCACAAAATCTGATTGGGAAGCATTGAATGACAAACAAGCTAGGGTTTCTGACTACATGGTCAAATCACCCATGTCAGCTCCATCCGACTACGATTTAGAGCAAGTTACTGCATTTTTAGCTGCAAAGAATCTTGAATTTGTACCTTTGGTGAATGAGAAAGACGGACAAGTAGTGGATGTGGTGAGTGCAGCTGACGTAGGCAGAATTAGGGGGTTTCCAAAGTTGGGAATGCCGTCGATGGGGTCAGATGGCAAGTTCATGGTGGGAGCGGCAATTGGAACAAGGGAATCGGATAAGGAGAGGTTGGAGCAATTGGTGAAGGCTGGGGCCGATGTAGTCGTGTTGGATAGTTCTCAGGGAAATTCAAGTTATCAAATTGACATGATTAAGTACGTCAAGAAGACGTATCCGGAGTTGGATGTGATCGGGGGGAACGTTGTGACAATTAATCAAGCATGCAACTTGATTCAGGCTGGAGTTGATGGGTTGAGAGTTGGTATGGGTTCCGGCTCCATTTGCACCACGCAGGAGGTCTGTGCTGTCGGTCGAGGACAG GCAACTGCAGTGTATAAGGTTTCATCTATTGCTGAAAGAAGTGGTATTCCTGTCATTGCTGATGGTGGCATTTCAAACTCCGGACATATTGTCAAGGCTTTGGTCCTTGGCGCTTCAACTGTAATGATGGGAAGCTTCTTAGCGGGAAGTAATGAAGCTCCTGGAGCTTATGAGTATCAG ATAAGTATGGCAGTGAGAGATATGGATTCCACCAGTTCTTTATGGTTGAAAAATACACTCAAATCAGTAACTGATGACATGTTCATCAACTAG
- the LOC131302465 gene encoding inosine-5'-monophosphate dehydrogenase 2-like isoform X3, with protein sequence MDGAPMDDGFPAERLFNQGYSYTYNDVIFLPHYIDFPTDSVQLSTKLSRNLNLSIPCVSSPMDTVTESSMAVAMAALGGIGIIHSNNSPFDQAAIIRSAKSHRIPFVSDVIFKSPSDSIDSIGEFSSSPSCILVTESGTRKSKLLGVVTKSDWEALNDKQARVSDYMVKSPMSAPSDYDLEQVTAFLAAKNLEFVPLVNEKDGQVVDVVSAADVGRIRGFPKLGMPSMGSDGKFMVGAAIGTRESDKERLEQLVKAGADVVVLDSSQGNSSYQIDMIKYVKKTYPELDVIGGNVVTINQACNLIQAGVDGLRVGMGSGSICTTQEVCAVGRGQATAVYKVSSIAERSGIPVIADGGISNSGHIVKALVLGASTVMMGSFLAGSNEAPGAYEYQEDKYGSERYGFHQFFMVEKYTQISN encoded by the exons ATGGACGGAGCTCCGATGGACGATGGATTCCCGGCGGAGAGGCTATTCAACCAGGGATACTCTTATACGTACAATGATGTAATCTTCCTCCCTCACTACATCGACTTCCCAACAGATTCGGTCCAGCTCTCCACCAAACTCAGCCGCAACCTCAACCTCTCCATCCCCTGCGTCTCCTCCCCAATGGACACTGTCACTGAGTCCTCTATGGCTGTTGCCATGGCAGCCCTTGGTGGCATCGGCATCATTCACTCTAACAACTCCCCATTCGATCAAGCCGCCATCATCCGCTCCGCCAAGTCTCACCGTATACCTTTCGTCTCCGATGTAATATTCAAATCTCCTTCTGATTCTATCGATTCCATTGGGGAATTCAGTTCTTCACCTTCGTGTATTCTGGTTACTGAGTCTGGCACCAGGAAGTCGAAGCTGCTAGGTGTGGTCACAAAATCTGATTGGGAAGCATTGAATGACAAACAAGCTAGGGTTTCTGACTACATGGTCAAATCACCCATGTCAGCTCCATCCGACTACGATTTAGAGCAAGTTACTGCATTTTTAGCTGCAAAGAATCTTGAATTTGTACCTTTGGTGAATGAGAAAGACGGACAAGTAGTGGATGTGGTGAGTGCAGCTGACGTAGGCAGAATTAGGGGGTTTCCAAAGTTGGGAATGCCGTCGATGGGGTCAGATGGCAAGTTCATGGTGGGAGCGGCAATTGGAACAAGGGAATCGGATAAGGAGAGGTTGGAGCAATTGGTGAAGGCTGGGGCCGATGTAGTCGTGTTGGATAGTTCTCAGGGAAATTCAAGTTATCAAATTGACATGATTAAGTACGTCAAGAAGACGTATCCGGAGTTGGATGTGATCGGGGGGAACGTTGTGACAATTAATCAAGCATGCAACTTGATTCAGGCTGGAGTTGATGGGTTGAGAGTTGGTATGGGTTCCGGCTCCATTTGCACCACGCAGGAGGTCTGTGCTGTCGGTCGAGGACAG GCAACTGCAGTGTATAAGGTTTCATCTATTGCTGAAAGAAGTGGTATTCCTGTCATTGCTGATGGTGGCATTTCAAACTCCGGACATATTGTCAAGGCTTTGGTCCTTGGCGCTTCAACTGTAATGATGGGAAGCTTCTTAGCGGGAAGTAATGAAGCTCCTGGAGCTTATGAGTATCAG GAAGATAAGTATGGCAGTGAGAGATATGGATTCCACCAGTTCTTTATGGTTGAAAAATACACTCAAATCAGTAACTGA